A stretch of Hydractinia symbiolongicarpus strain clone_291-10 chromosome 9, HSymV2.1, whole genome shotgun sequence DNA encodes these proteins:
- the LOC130657139 gene encoding uncharacterized protein LOC130657139: MYFLLLKDNLCPPSTDTKRKKIIETFKTIGFDIEIQTNLKRVDFLDVTLDLDSETFKPYKKPNDQLQYVHILSNHPKNILKQLPISINDRLVKNSSNEQVFDQAKPEYEEALRKSGYKNLNLSFNKKEPNRIGRNRKRNVIWFNPPFNKNVVNDVGRSFLKLIKKHFTKENNLQKVFNKNNVKVSYSCTENVKSIINSHNKKVSSKQIIDTPTCNCRVKRTCPLQGNCRVQSVIYKCEVTAQNQPKKAYIGLTEKEFKECYGGHKLSFNNKKYMNSTTLSTYIWQLKDQNITPELNWSIVKRVRSYSNKSKSCPLCLQEKLEILSYENKDELLNKRSEIVSKCRHMNKYLLANYKLKD; this comes from the exons ATGtactttttgttgttgaaagatAATTTGTGCCCACC ATCAACAGACACCAAACGTAAAAAAATAATCGAAACCTTCAAAACGATCGGATTCGACATCGAGATTCAAACTAACCTAAAAAGAGTAGACTTCCTCGACGTTACACTTGATTTAGATTCAGAAACTTTCAAACCCTACAAAAAGCCAAACGATCAGCTCCAATACGTCCACATTTTATCTAAccatccaaaaaatattttgaaacaacTACCAATATCAATCAACGATAGGCTTGTCAAAAATTCGTCAAACGAACAAGTTTTTGACCAAGCCAAACCGGAATACGAAGAAGCCCTCCGAAAAAGCGGATACAAAAACCTGAACTTGTCCTTCAATAAAAAGGAACCCAATCGGATTGGCAGAAATAGGAAACGAAACGTGATATGGTTTAACCCACCCttcaataaaaatgttgttaacgACGTCGGGAGATCCTTTCTGAAACTAATTAAGAAGCActttacaaaagaaaacaaccttcaaaaagttttcaataagAATAACGTTAAAGTCAGCTACAGTTGTACAGAAAACGTGAAGTCCATCATTAATTcacataataaaaaagtttcttcAAAACAAATAATCGATACACCAACATGCAATTGCAGAGTTAAAAGAACGTGCCCTCTACAAGGAAATTGCAGAGTTCAGTCTGTCATCTACAAATGCGAAGTCACCGCTCAAAACCAACCAAAAAAGGCCTACATCGGGTTAACTGAGAAAGAGTTCAAAGAATGCTATGGTGGGCACAAATTatctttcaacaacaaaaagtaCATGAACAGTACCACGCTGTCCACTTACATCTGGCAGTTAAAGGACCAAAATATCACGCCAGAGTTAAACTGGTCGATCGTAAAACGTGTGAGAAGTTACTCGAACAAAAGCAAATCGTGTCCACTTTGTCTGCAAGAGAAATTGGAAATCCTTAGTTACGAAAATAAAGacgaacttttaaacaaaaggtCGGAGATCGTTTCAAAATGCCGCCATATGAACAAATATCTATTGGCCAATTATAAGTTAAAAGACTGA